One window of the Streptomyces sp. NBC_00259 genome contains the following:
- a CDS encoding HIT family protein — protein MLHHMTSEPEQQIGVGIQDAFQRLWTPHRMAYIQGENKPTGPGADDGCPFCSIPAKSDEDGLVIARGDTVYAVLNLYPYNGGHLMVVPYRHVADYTDLDEAETAELAAFTKRAMTALRTASGAHGFNIGMNQGSVAGAGIAAHLHQHVVPRWGGDTNFMPVVGHTKVLPQLLADTRKMLADAWPPA, from the coding sequence ATGCTGCACCACATGACGAGTGAGCCGGAGCAGCAGATCGGAGTCGGCATCCAGGACGCCTTCCAGCGTCTGTGGACGCCCCACCGGATGGCCTACATCCAGGGCGAGAACAAGCCGACCGGGCCCGGGGCCGACGACGGCTGCCCCTTCTGCTCCATCCCCGCCAAGTCCGACGAGGACGGACTCGTCATCGCGCGCGGCGACACCGTCTACGCCGTGCTCAACCTGTACCCGTACAACGGCGGGCACCTCATGGTGGTGCCCTACCGGCACGTCGCGGACTACACGGACCTCGACGAGGCCGAGACCGCCGAGCTCGCCGCCTTCACGAAGCGGGCGATGACGGCGCTGCGGACCGCCTCCGGGGCACACGGCTTCAACATCGGCATGAACCAGGGCTCGGTGGCCGGGGCCGGTATCGCCGCCCATCTGCACCAGCACGTCGTGCCGCGCTGGGGCGGTGACACCAACTTCATGCCGGTCGTCGGCCACACGAAGGTGCTGCCCCAACTCCTCGCCGACACGCGGAAGATGCTCGCGGACGCCTGGCCGCCCGCGTAG
- a CDS encoding potassium channel family protein: protein MDVDEAETPLARWEQRAELPLFWASLVFLAAYSVRILAHEVDRIWRELAFATMLLMWLIFAADFVVRLRLSGQRLHRFLRTHWLDAVVLLLPLLRPLRLVKLYTTLQRRRDQAVLSLYVRVIVYAGLGAVLLGWAGALAVYHQERTAPGATIVTFGDAIWWVCETLTTVGYGDVTPVTTWGRIIAVGLMICGLALLGAVTGSFSSWLIQVFTREDEKRPPEDGRPPGAPSS from the coding sequence ATGGACGTCGACGAGGCAGAAACTCCGCTGGCCCGCTGGGAGCAGCGGGCCGAGCTCCCCCTCTTCTGGGCCTCGCTGGTCTTCCTGGCCGCGTACTCGGTGCGGATCCTGGCTCACGAGGTGGACAGGATCTGGCGCGAGCTCGCCTTCGCGACGATGTTGCTGATGTGGCTGATCTTCGCGGCCGACTTCGTGGTGCGCCTGCGGCTGAGCGGCCAGCGACTGCACCGGTTCCTGCGGACGCACTGGCTGGACGCGGTGGTGCTGCTGCTGCCGCTGCTGCGCCCGCTGCGGCTCGTGAAGCTGTACACCACGCTCCAGCGCCGGCGGGACCAGGCGGTCCTCAGCCTGTACGTGCGGGTGATCGTCTATGCGGGGCTGGGCGCCGTGCTGCTCGGCTGGGCCGGGGCGCTCGCGGTCTACCACCAGGAGCGGACCGCGCCCGGAGCGACGATCGTCACCTTCGGGGACGCGATCTGGTGGGTGTGCGAGACGCTGACCACCGTCGGGTACGGCGACGTCACGCCCGTGACCACGTGGGGGCGGATCATCGCGGTCGGGCTGATGATCTGCGGGCTGGCCCTGCTCGGAGCGGTGACCGGCTCGTTCTCGTCCTGGCTGATCCAGGTCTTCACACGGGAGGACGAGAAGAGGCCCCCGGAGGACGGGCGTCCTCCGGGGGCTCCTTCTTCCTGA